In a genomic window of Quercus lobata isolate SW786 chromosome 4, ValleyOak3.0 Primary Assembly, whole genome shotgun sequence:
- the LOC115985120 gene encoding zinc finger MYM-type protein 1-like, which produces MGFIGLVGSTSNSSEVNVELPTTNVAIPIPKNVDVPNNRLQLKASFFIVRYIAFQAIAFRGNDESFSSLNRGNFFESLGIVTFWNEKVAEIIEKAPKNATYTSPRIQNEILHVFSAKVKKAIQEEIGDAKFCIMVDEARDESMKEQMVVVFRYVDAKDFVKERFFGLIHVVDTAALTLKKGIYSLLSQHCLDIQNIRGQGYDGASNMRGMWNGLQVLILNDCPYAYYIHCFAHRLQLALVKASKQVVPICHFFHTLLFLIKIVNASCKRNEQLKVANANEIAHLIDLEELETGSGLNQIGTLQRPVETCWSSHFRLVSGLLRMFTSTVEVLQNIIDDAIDGEHRAERELAYDGLTSFEFVFILHLEKKTIEITDKLCQALQS; this is translated from the exons ATGGGATTCATTGGGTTAGTGG gttcaacttcaaattcttctgAAGTCAACGTGGAATTGCCAACAACTAATGTTGCTATTCCAATTCCGAAAAATGTGGATGTTCCAAATAATCGGTTGCAACTAAAGGCCTCATTTTTTATTGTCCGGTATATTGCCTTTCAAGCTATAGCTTTTAGAGGTAATGATGAAAGTTTTAGTTCATTAAATCGTGGGAACTTTTTTGAATCATTGGGTATTGTGACTTTTTGGAATGAGAAAGTTgctgaaataatagaaaaagctcCCAAAAATGCAACCTACACATCACCTAGGattcaaaatgaaattctaCATGTTTTCTCAGCTAAAGTGAAGAAGGCCATTCAAGAAGAAATTGGTGATGCAAAGTTTTGCATAATGGTTGATGAAGCTCGTGATGAGTCCATGAAAGAGCAAATGGTTGTGGTTTTTAGATATGTTGATGCAAAAGACTTTGTGAAAGAacgtttttttgggcttattcatGTTGTTGACACTGCAGCTTTGACTCTAAAGAAGGGGATATATTCTTTGTTATCTCAACATTGCTTAGATATACAGAACATTCGAGGGCAAGGATATGATGGAGCAAGCAACATGCGAGGTATGTGGAATGGATTacaagttttgattttgaatgattgcCCATATGCTTACTACATCCATTGTTTTGCACATCGCTTACAATTGGCATTAGTAAAAGCATCAAAACAAGTTGTTCCcatttgtcatttttttcatacattgctttttcttatcaaaattGTTAATGCTTCATGCAAGCGCAATGAGCAATTAAAAGTTGCCAATGCTAATGAAATAGCACATTTGATTGATCTTGAAGAGCTTGAAACTGGAAGTGGACTTAATCAAATTGGCACTTTACAAAGACCTGTAGAAACATGTTGGAGTTCACATTTTAGATTAGTTTCTGGCTTATTAAGGATGTTTACTTCAACTGTTGAAGTTTTGcaaaatataattgatgatgCAATTGATGGAGAACATCGGGCAGAAAGAGAGTTAGCTTATGATGGTTTaacttcatttgaatttgtcttcATCTTGCATCTTGAGAAGAAAACTATAGAAATCACTGATAAActttgtcaagctttgcaaAGCTAA
- the LOC115985121 gene encoding TMV resistance protein N-like, which translates to MAFLTNEGAFSSTHRWNYDVFLSFRGEDTRYNFIGHLYKALCDQGFNTFIDNDLQRGEEISMELLKAIELSKISIVVFSKNFASSTWCLNELVKIFECRSIGQLVLPIFYKVSPLEIRNQDGEFGIALAEHEEKFKDDIEKIQRWRTTLTEAANLSGFPYNDSCIESEFEFIQRVIKEISSTKSNPMPLFVAKYPTGIDIRVEAVELLLDMELNDVCMVGIYGLGGIGKTMISKAVYNRIANRFEGSCFLENVRERSKINGDIIQLQETLLSNILDRYLKVYSVFGGTNLIMERLRSKKVLLILDDVGESKEVENLLGECNWLATGSRVIITTRNKHVLTTLRRDHREYEVKKLSQGEARELFNQHAFRTSKYGDDYSELAKQIIRYADGLPLAIKIIGLRQG; encoded by the exons ATGGCTTTCTTGACCAACGAAGGAGCCTTTTCTTCTACCCACCGATGGAACTATGATGTTTTCTTGAGTTTTCGAGGTGAAGATACTCGTTATAATTTTATAGGCCATTTATATAAGGCTTTGTGTGACCAGGGTTTTAACACCTTCATCGATAATGACCTTCAAAGGGGAGAAGAAATTTCAATGGAACTTCTTAAAGCCATTGAATTGTCTAAGATTTCAATTGTTGTattctctaaaaattttgcatctTCTACTTGGTGCTTGAATGAACTGGTTAAGATTTTTGAGTGTAGGAGTATTGGCCAATTggttttaccaattttttacaAAGTGAGCCCATTAGAAATACGTAATCAAGATGGAGAGTTTGGGATTGCACTAGCtgaacatgaagaaaaattcaaagatgACATAGAAAAGATTCAGAGGTGGAGGACAACTTTAACTGAAGCAGCTAATTTGTCTGGATTTCCTTACAATGATAG CTGCATTGAATCTGAATTTGAGTTTATCCAAAGAGTTATAAAAGAGATATCAAGTACTAAATCAAATCCTATGCCATTATTTGTTGCTAAATATCCAACTGGAATAGATATTCGAGTGGAGGCCGTAGAATTGCTTTTAGATATGGAGTTGAATGATGTTTGCATGGTGGGAATTTATGGTCTTGGGGGAATAGGTAAGACTATGATCTCGAAAGCAGTTTATAATAGAATTGCTAACCGTTTTGAAGGAAGCTGTTTTTTAGAGAATGTTAGAGAAAGGTCAAAGATAAATGGTGACATAATCCAACTACAAGAGACACTTCTTTCTAATATCTTAGATAGATATTTGAAGGTGTACAGTGTATTTGGAGGTACCAATTTGATAATGGAAAGACTTCGTAGTAAAAAAGttcttttaattcttgatgatgtgggTGAATCAAAAGAGGTAGAAAATTTGCTTGGAGAATGTAATTGGCTTGCTACCGGAAGTAGAGTAATTATAACAACAAGAAACAAACATGTACTAACCACTTTGAGAAGAGATCATCGAGAATACGAGGTTAAAAAATTGAGTCAAGGTGAAGCTCGTGAACTTTTCAACCAGCATGCCTTCCGAACAAGTAAATATGGGGATGATTATTCAGAACTTGCAAAACAAATTATACGTTATGCAGATGGCCTTCCATTAGCTATAAAAATAATTG GATTACGACAAGGATga